The Leishmania donovani BPK282A1 complete genome, chromosome 23 DNA segment TTTCCTTCGGTCTTCCTCTCACTCACTCCATTGCCTCCTTCAGCCTTCCTTTCACGAAATAGTATCGTATGCCCTCCGTATCCGTTCACCCTCTCCACGTGGCAACACTAAACTTCGACTAATCAGTGAATACGCAAAAGCCAAGTATCAAGGGCTCACGCACGCTCCCCAATGCTACCAACAGCAACAGTGCACAAGCGCGACCTGCAACACGTGGGCCAACTGAACATGAGCACTCTCTTCATTGTTTTCTTCTCTGCAaggtgcagctgtgcgatGGGGTTCGAATGCGCTGGTCGAAACCGGTTTGCCCTAGCGTGGGAAACGCCCCAAAGatccgctggcggcgctggtgctggtgctgcgcggctgtgATTCTAATGAAACATCTTTGCTACAGGTGatgtgcgctgcggcgtgcgagaTGACCTTACTGTTTCCAATCTCCAACCAAGATCAATGAGCTGCGActgttgcgcgcgcgctccgGGCTTTGCGTGCTTGGTGGCACACGGGGCCCTGCGCAGAGACGTGcctgtgtccgtgtgtgtgtgtgtgtgcgtgcgcgtggcacATGATTACGATCAAGGACATCTGAGTCAAAACCAAAGTCACTGTCTGAACCCAACGACTGTCGATTGTGTCCCCCGTGTCTGAGCTgtcgctgcgcgcgctgcgcactcCCCCGgctctgcccctctcccccctcgtCTGCAagcaccgcctcgctgctgcgcgtgaaTGATGATGCGTGTATTCTGCAATGCGGACTCCACTGACGAGGAACAATACTACTACTATGACTATTGGCATCTGACGCTGTGCGCTGCGGTGTGcgtgatgtgcgtgcgcgtgtgtgactGCTCTACgacctgctgcgctgctggtgcgctggCGAAGAAGGACCAAAAGGTCGTTCGCGGTGAACTGGTGCCGCGCACGCGGGACAGTCCTACGAGAGAATGGTGCCGCTTGGggtgtgctgcgcagctgtgcgaTGGGGTTCGAATGCGCTGGTCGAAACCGGTTTGCCCTAGCGTGGGAAACGCCCCAAAGatccgctggcggcgctggtgctggtgctgcgcggctgtgATTCTAATGAAACATCTTTGCTACAGGTGatgtgcgctgcggcgtgcgagaTGACCTTACTGTTTCCAATCTCCAACCAAGATCAATGAGCTGCGACTGTTACTGCCGGGTTGaatttctttttttttgtttgaaATTCGCTTTTACTAGGGTGGAGTAAGGTAATGCTCGCAATGTCCGATGGAAAGGGAAGGCTGATCTCCGGTGTGTGGAGTGCGTAGGAGTGTGTCTGCTGTCCTCCTTGATTCGGTCTCTTAGCTGGTTCTCAGAACAGCGTTAGGTGTGTTTGGCAAACTGGCGACGATATTGCGGTCGGTGAGTAGTATCTGCAGCTATGGTAATGCTGGCATGCTGCACATTCACACCGCTTCGGgtcgcgcgtgtgctttCTAGAGCACGTGTTATGATGCTGgtctgcgacggcgcatgcgcatgttCGTGCCCATTCTCTATGCTTCTCTGGCCTAACGCCTTCTCGTCATGTAAACGTTTCCCTCTTTCTTGGATCGACTTCTTCACGGTGCCTGTCGTGTTTTGCGGATTTCGCATGTGCTCGTTCTTGTGGTGCAGTGAGCGACGAAAGGGCGCTGTAAAGTGTCGCATAGAGGGGCGGTGCATCAGAGGGCGTGCAGGGCGGTATTTTGTCCGGGTGCGTGCGCTTTTTGTGGGGCCTTCTTCTGTGCTCGCGGAGTGACAGCGGCAATCACCTCTTCGTAGTCGGCAGCGCAGACGTACAGTACATCTTCGCATTCACAGAAAAGTAAGAGGTGGCAAGTGGGTGATCATGGAGCGAGTGGCACGCGTGGTACAGCTGCAGAGCACTGCAGGAGCTCTTAGTATCGAGCTTTATAACAACTTCTGCGCCGACTCGTTCTGGCAGCTGGCGAGGAGTGGCCAACTGCGCCGGTTAACGTTCCGCCAGCTATTGGGCGGTTTCGCGCTGCTTGGTGAGGTAGAGACGGTGCAGGGCCACTCGACGACAGCAAGCGAAGtagatgccgctgcgcgaaGTCCAGATGGTGTACCATTACTGCACGTCGGTGCAGGATTGCTGAGTTGCAGGCCAACCATCGGCGCTGTGACAGCCAGTCGCCTTCTCATTACTCTTTCTCCACAGCCGCAGCTCGACAAGACGCACGTCGTCTTTGGCCGTGTCTACTCGGGCATTCACACGTTGGAGCAGATATCTCGCATGCAGGTGGGCGCGGACTTCGTTCTGTACTCTCCTGTGACGGTCGTGAAGTGCAGCACGGCAGTGCTTGCGAGAGGCACCGCACCGCAAAACGCTACGGCCAAagtggcaccggcgccgtgtGCCGTCAAGTCGCCATATCCTTCGAGCATTTTGGCAACGCTGGAGTAgtcccttccccctcccccgcccccgcaCTTACCCACCGACAAGTCACGGCTGCACACGTCGTCTCTTCGGTCTGTCGCTGAGTGTATGCCTTTCCACAGCGGGGCCAGCGGCGATATAGTGGCGCTGAGCGTTCGCCGATGGAAGAAAACGTAACAAGGAAAACGAGACGAATGCAAGCGACAGCCCGCGTATGTGAACAGGGCACGTAACCAAGGACAGAAGAGGGACGAGCAATGCACTCtaggtggtgtgtgtgtgtgtgtgtgtgtgcttgatGACACGCGCACCGACAGGCCCAGCTACCGCGAGCAATAAGCACTGAAGGCACATGAGGGTGTGCAGTGTGCGATAGAACGTTTTCTCCTCGCCCACGTACGAAAGAGCCTCCGTCCTCGTCTTGTtgtctccttcctccctcccacccgGATCGTCTTCACCGCCCTTCTACCCCACACCTGCGTCCGCAGCGGCCACCCATCCGCGGCGCTCTGCCCAtggcgtgtatgcgtgtttctctctcttcactCACTCTCTTGCTTTTGTTGTCCCACCTGTCCGCCTTGAAGAATCGTTGTCGTCTGTATATACTTCACGCCTCCCTCTGTGCACGCTCTTTGGCCTCTCATGTCCTCCACCAAGGTGTGCGACCCCGAGGCGTTCCTCTTCGGTATGATGGGGGCTGCCTTATCCCTTGCTTTGGCGAACGTTGGTGCCGCCTTCGGCACGGCCAAGGCCGGTGTTGCGGTGGCACAGCTAGGAATTGTGCAGCCCTCACGCGTGATGCGTGGTATCGTGCCGGTCGTGATGGCCGGTATTCTTGGTATCTACGGTCTCATCGTCTCCGTGATTATCTGCAACAACATGAAGCTGAGCGGATACCCGCTCTTCTCCGGGTACATGCACCTTGGGGCTGGG contains these protein-coding regions:
- a CDS encoding cyclophilin type peptidyl-prolyl cis-trans isomerase, putative is translated as MERVARVVQLQSTAGALSIELYNNFCADSFWQLARSGQLRRLTFRQLLGGFALLGEVETVQGHSTTASEVDAAARSPDGVPLLHVGAGLLSCRPTIGAVTASRLLITLSPQPQLDKTHVVFGRVYSGIHTLEQISRMQVGADFVLYSPVTVVKCSTAVLARGTAPQNATAKVAPAPCAVKSPYPSSILATLE
- a CDS encoding vacuolar type h+ ATPase subunit, putative, which produces MSSTKVCDPEAFLFGMMGAALSLALANVGAAFGTAKAGVAVAQLGIVQPSRVMRGIVPVVMAGILGIYGLIVSVIICNNMKLSGYPLFSGYMHLGAGLAAGFASLAAGYAIGIVGDICCYAYAKTEKIFVPMILMLIFAEALGLFGLITALLMSNKATSAMGSCTIS